CATCCAGTCCGAGTTTGGCATGCTGATCCCGCAGGCGATTATGGCCATCTTCAAGCCGCTGGTCTCCGCGGCGGACTCCCTGCCGGCGATCCTGCTGGCGGTGCTGATTGGGCATTTGCTGTGGTTTGCAGGGATCCACGGGGCGGCGATTGTCTCCGGGATGCTGCAGATGTTCTGGCTGACCAACCTTGGGATGAACCAGACCGCGCTGGCGAACAGTGCGCCGTTGCCGCACATCTTTATGGAAGCGTTCTGGACCTTCTTCATTGTAATTGGCGGCTCCGGGGCGACGATGGGGCTGGTGTTCTGCTATCTGCGCAGCCGCTCGGCGCACCTGCGTTCGATTGGCCGTCTGAGCGTGGTACCGAGTATTTTTAACATTAACGAGCCGGTGATCTTTGGTACGCCGATCGTAATGAACCCGGTGTTCTTCATTCCGTTCCTGCTGGCGCCGATGGTGAATGCGGTACTGGCGTGGGCGGCGATGAAGCTGGATCTGATTGGCCGCGTGATCTCCGTGGTGCCGTGGACGGCGCCTGCGCCGGTGGGGGCCGCCTGGGCGCTGGGCTGGGATTTCCGCGCGGCGGTACTGGTGGTGCTGTTAGCCCTCGTCTCCGCCATCATCTACTACCCGTTCTTTAAAGTGTACGAGAAGCAGCTGCTGGCGCAGGAGGCCGAAGAGGCCCAGCGTGCCGACGAGGAAAGTCAGCAGGTGGCATAGGTAAAAGCAAAACGGCAACCCAGAGGTTGCCGTTTCTAGTATTTGTTCCCACTCCCCGTGGGAGAGGGCCAGGGTGAGGGCATCAGGCCCGCACCCAATTTCAGGCCGCACCCGTTTATTTAAGCGTGCAGTCCCCGCACTGCTGCACATCCGGCAGGCGATAGCGCTGACAGCAGGTGCGACGCACCAGCAGCCCGTCGCGCGGAACCACTGTGCGGTAAAGCGGGTTATCACGCCCATCCGACAGCTGGCGGGCAAAGAAAAGGGACTGGCGCAGCGCGTCGACCTTCTCATCGCCCAGCAGGCTTTTCATTTCATTCAGATACCAGTGAATTAAATACCCGGTATTGCTCCAGATAAGTTTGCCGTTAATCTCACCCGTCTCTTCCAGCGCCTCAACGACCGGGATCAGCGCTCGGGTAATCAGCACTTCAATTCTTTGCTGCGCAGAAAGCGAGGTCGTCTGGCTGTCTTCGTGGACGTCGATCCAGAAGCAGGCGGCGCGCCCGGTTTCGTGAAACTCAACGTGGAAGTGCTCAGGGGAGAGATCCAGCGCTACGTCCTGGGTAAGCAGGGCCAGCATCATCGGCGGCACCATCAGCCCGATATACCATTGCGCCCACAGCGACAGCAGCGGCTTGTTCTCGCGCGCCAGGGTGGGTTGATTGCGGTAGATATGATCGGAGTAGGTTGCCAGCAACGACTGCAGCTCGGCAGGGCGTTGCCACTGCGCCAGCGTCAGGGCGTGATGCGGAGGGGTCTCATCCAGCTTGATGACGTCCAGCATATGCGCACGCGTCCCGGCAATGGCATCACGTACCGCATCCGCAAGCCCGGAAGGCCCGGCCGGAAGGCGGGTTTGCCAGATAACATTCTCAATGACGTGTGCAGAGCGTATGGCCATAATTGGGCTGGATAAAAATCTAAATGATAATGATTGCCAATCCTAACTATAGATAAAACCGTGCGCAAGATTTTTTACACAAATAGGCTCTACGCTGACAAATGAGAAATTATATCATATGATATTGGTTATCATTATCGAAGTGAGAGACGGATCATGTTGAGCAGAGCGTTAGGGAGTGGATGGGGTGTGATACTGCCGGGGGCGATGATTGCCGGGCTGGCCTTTACCGATCTGTCGCTGGCGGTCTGGAAACTGATTATCGTGTCGGGATTACTGATGTCATCGGTCATGATCTGGCATAAACAACTGCGGCACTTTGTGCTGCTGCCATCTTGTGTCGCGCTGATTGCGGGAATATGGGTGCTGGCGATGAATCTGAAATGAGAGGATAACAAGGGAGAATTTCAGGGAGAGATAAGATAATTGGTGCGAGGGGGGGGGGACTCGAACCCCCACATCCTAAGGACACTAACACCTGAAGCTAGCGCGTCTACCAATTCCGCCACCTTCGCACAGTCATCTTATTTTATTGATATCGCCTCGTTGGTGCGAGGGGGGGGGGACTCGAACCCCCACATCCTAAGGACACTAACACCTGAAGCTAGCGCGTCTACCAATTCCGCCACCTTCGCCCAGTGCGAGCAATATCAATCATGGTTGTTGGTGCGAGGGGGGGGGACTCGAACCCCCACATCCAAAGGACACTAACACCTGAAGCTAGCGCGTCTACCAATTCCGCCACCTTCGCATACCAACGATACAAAAAAGTATCGCAACCACGGAGGCGCATTCTAGATGTTTTCAGCTATTCGTCAACAGATAATTGTGCCGGATGTTTTGATTGTTGCAAAAATGGCCCGATCGGGGAGATCGGGCCGGAGTGAGACGTTATTTCTTCGCCTGACGGGTCATGATCGCGCGGTAGATCTTAAAGCGACCGGTCTGAGCCAGCACTTCGTGGAAGCCGAAGACTTCATCCAGCACTTTCGGATACGGCAGGAAGGCGTTCGCCACGATGCGCAGCTCGCCGCCGCTGTTCAGATGGCGT
This Leclercia sp. S52 DNA region includes the following protein-coding sequences:
- a CDS encoding PTS sugar transporter subunit IIC yields the protein MSANHAAFNLIFRFVENYVSPIAGRISSQRHVMAIRDGFISAMPFMIVGSFLLVFAYPPFSPDTTWGFARAWLDMAKQFEGQILTPFDMTMGVMSLYICAAIAYNLGKHYVKSHQLDPFMCAMLSLMAFLLIAAPKTKGALPVDSLGGTGIFTAILVAIYCVEMMRFLKAHNIGIRLPDQVPPMIKNSFDLLIPVLVVVLTLYPLSLFIQSEFGMLIPQAIMAIFKPLVSAADSLPAILLAVLIGHLLWFAGIHGAAIVSGMLQMFWLTNLGMNQTALANSAPLPHIFMEAFWTFFIVIGGSGATMGLVFCYLRSRSAHLRSIGRLSVVPSIFNINEPVIFGTPIVMNPVFFIPFLLAPMVNAVLAWAAMKLDLIGRVISVVPWTAPAPVGAAWALGWDFRAAVLVVLLALVSAIIYYPFFKVYEKQLLAQEAEEAQRADEESQQVA
- the fhuF gene encoding siderophore-iron reductase FhuF; the protein is MAIRSAHVIENVIWQTRLPAGPSGLADAVRDAIAGTRAHMLDVIKLDETPPHHALTLAQWQRPAELQSLLATYSDHIYRNQPTLARENKPLLSLWAQWYIGLMVPPMMLALLTQDVALDLSPEHFHVEFHETGRAACFWIDVHEDSQTTSLSAQQRIEVLITRALIPVVEALEETGEINGKLIWSNTGYLIHWYLNEMKSLLGDEKVDALRQSLFFARQLSDGRDNPLYRTVVPRDGLLVRRTCCQRYRLPDVQQCGDCTLK
- a CDS encoding DUF1435 domain-containing protein, producing the protein MLSRALGSGWGVILPGAMIAGLAFTDLSLAVWKLIIVSGLLMSSVMIWHKQLRHFVLLPSCVALIAGIWVLAMNLK